Proteins encoded together in one Bacteroides zoogleoformans window:
- the rpoN gene encoding RNA polymerase factor sigma-54: MAQGSRQIQTQTQQQVQTLSPQQILVVKLLELPTMELEDRVRAELLENPALEEGKDEAATDEYADAPEAGTDDGGDTDYDSLSDYLTEDDIPDYKLQENNRSKGEQPEEIPFSDTTSFYETLKEQLSERNLSERQRELAEYLIGSLDDDGLLRKSLDSISDELAIYAGIDASVQELEEALKTVQDFDPAGLGARNLQECLLIQIRRKMEQQSPTTPDSLLRIEEDIIGQCYEEFTRKHWEKIRQKLNLPEDVCDRAIKEVCKLNPRPGASLGETIGKNMQQIVPDFIVDTYDGGTINLTLNNRNVPELRMSRDFTEMVEEHTKNKANQSKASKDAMMFLKQKMDAAQGFINAVKQRQNTLMTTMQAIIDLQRPFFLEGDESLLRPMILKDVAERAGLDISTVSRVSNSKYVQTNFGVYPLKFFFNDGYTTGDGEEMSVREIRKILKECVENENKKKPYTDDELTEILKEKGYPIARRTVAKYRQQMNIPVARLRR, translated from the coding sequence ATGGCACAAGGTTCCCGACAGATACAGACGCAGACGCAACAGCAGGTACAGACGCTGTCGCCGCAACAGATTCTGGTGGTGAAGTTGCTGGAACTTCCCACCATGGAACTGGAAGACCGCGTGCGTGCCGAACTTTTGGAGAATCCGGCACTGGAAGAGGGCAAAGACGAAGCCGCGACCGACGAGTATGCCGACGCACCCGAAGCCGGCACGGACGACGGAGGCGACACCGACTACGACTCGCTGAGCGACTACCTGACCGAAGACGACATCCCCGACTATAAATTGCAGGAGAACAACCGGAGCAAAGGCGAGCAGCCCGAAGAGATTCCTTTTTCGGACACCACCTCGTTCTACGAAACCCTGAAGGAGCAACTGAGCGAACGCAACCTCAGCGAACGGCAACGCGAACTGGCCGAGTATCTCATCGGCTCGCTGGACGACGACGGCCTGCTGCGCAAATCGTTGGACAGCATCAGCGACGAGCTGGCCATTTATGCGGGCATCGACGCCTCTGTACAGGAACTGGAGGAGGCGCTGAAGACGGTTCAGGATTTCGACCCCGCCGGACTGGGGGCCCGCAACCTGCAGGAATGTCTCCTCATCCAGATTCGCCGCAAGATGGAACAACAGTCGCCTACTACCCCCGACTCCTTGCTGCGCATCGAAGAGGACATCATCGGCCAATGCTACGAGGAGTTCACCCGCAAACATTGGGAGAAGATACGGCAGAAGCTGAATCTGCCGGAAGACGTCTGCGACCGGGCCATCAAGGAGGTCTGCAAGCTGAACCCCCGCCCGGGTGCCTCTTTGGGCGAAACCATCGGCAAGAACATGCAACAGATTGTGCCGGACTTCATCGTGGATACGTATGACGGCGGCACCATCAACCTGACGCTGAACAACCGCAACGTGCCGGAACTGCGCATGAGCCGCGACTTCACCGAAATGGTGGAGGAGCATACCAAGAACAAGGCGAACCAATCGAAAGCGTCGAAGGACGCCATGATGTTCCTGAAACAAAAGATGGACGCGGCGCAAGGCTTCATCAACGCCGTGAAGCAACGGCAGAATACGCTGATGACCACCATGCAGGCCATCATCGACCTGCAACGCCCGTTCTTCCTCGAGGGCGACGAGTCGCTGCTACGCCCCATGATACTGAAAGATGTGGCCGAGCGCGCCGGGCTGGACATCTCGACCGTCTCGCGCGTAAGCAACAGCAAATACGTGCAGACCAACTTCGGAGTGTATCCGCTGAAGTTCTTCTTCAACGACGGCTATACCACCGGAGACGGCGAAGAAATGTCCGTGCGCGAAATACGCAAGATACTGAAAGAATGCGTGGAAAACGAGAACAAGAAGAAGCCCTACACGGACGACGAACTCACCGAAATATTAAAAGAGAAAGGCTATCCGATAGCCCGCCGGACGGTGGCGAAGTACCGCCAGCAGATGAATATTCCGGTGGCAAGACTGAGACGATAA
- a CDS encoding nucleoside kinase — MEHMLQICCKNNNISKEFPIGSSLLDIYSGFNFNLPYQVVSAKVNNRSEGLNFRVYNNKDVEFLDVRDPSGMRTYVRSLCFVLYKAINELFPKGKLYVEHPVSKGYFCNLRLGRPIELEDVMAIKKRMQEIIAEDIPYHRVECHTAEAVRIFSERGMNDKVKLLETSGSLYTYYYTLGDTVDYYYGNLLPSTGYIRLFDVVKYYDGLLLRIPNKENPDVLEEVVKQEKMLDVFKEHLHWNYIMGLSNVGDCNLACEEGHATDLINVAEALQEKRIAQIADDIYHRGENGNRVRLVLISGPSSSGKTTFSKRLSVQLMTNGLRPYPISLDDYFVDREDTPRDANGNHDYESLYALDLKLFNSQLQALLRGEEVEIPRFNFALGKKEYNGEKLRIDDHTILILEGIHALNPELTPQIDAQSKYKIYVSALTTISLDDHNWIPTTDNRLLRRIIRDHNYRGYSAQETISRWPSVRAGEDKWIFPYQENADVMFNSALLFEFAVLRSHAEPILNSVPRNCPEHAEAYRLLKFIKYFTPVQDKEIPPTSLLREFLGGSSFKY; from the coding sequence ATGGAACACATGTTACAAATTTGTTGCAAAAATAATAATATTTCTAAAGAATTCCCTATCGGAAGCTCACTTTTGGATATTTATTCCGGTTTTAATTTCAACCTCCCTTATCAGGTGGTCAGTGCAAAGGTGAACAATCGTTCCGAGGGATTGAACTTCCGTGTATACAATAACAAGGATGTCGAATTTCTCGACGTTCGCGATCCTTCGGGCATGCGCACCTATGTGCGTTCGCTCTGCTTCGTCCTCTACAAGGCAATCAACGAGCTGTTCCCCAAAGGTAAGCTATACGTGGAGCATCCTGTGTCCAAAGGCTATTTCTGCAACTTGCGCCTCGGCCGCCCCATCGAGCTTGAAGATGTGATGGCCATTAAAAAACGGATGCAGGAAATCATTGCCGAAGACATTCCTTATCACCGGGTGGAGTGTCACACGGCCGAAGCCGTGCGCATCTTCAGCGAACGAGGCATGAACGACAAAGTGAAGCTGCTGGAAACCTCGGGCTCACTCTACACTTACTATTACACGCTGGGCGACACCGTAGATTATTATTACGGCAACCTGCTGCCTTCCACGGGCTACATCCGCCTGTTCGACGTAGTGAAGTATTACGACGGCCTGCTGTTGCGCATCCCCAACAAAGAAAACCCCGACGTGCTGGAAGAGGTGGTGAAGCAAGAGAAAATGCTCGACGTCTTTAAGGAGCATCTGCATTGGAACTACATCATGGGCCTGAGCAACGTGGGCGACTGCAACCTTGCCTGTGAAGAAGGACATGCCACCGATCTCATCAACGTGGCCGAAGCCTTGCAGGAAAAGAGAATAGCCCAGATTGCCGACGACATTTATCATCGTGGCGAAAACGGCAATCGCGTCAGACTGGTGCTCATCTCCGGCCCTTCTTCTTCGGGCAAGACCACCTTCAGCAAACGCTTATCGGTGCAACTGATGACCAACGGCCTCCGCCCGTATCCTATCTCGCTCGACGACTACTTCGTTGATCGAGAGGACACCCCACGCGACGCAAACGGCAACCACGACTACGAGTCGCTCTATGCGCTCGACCTCAAGCTCTTCAACAGCCAGTTGCAGGCATTGCTCCGGGGAGAAGAGGTAGAGATTCCACGCTTCAACTTTGCCCTCGGCAAGAAAGAATATAACGGCGAAAAACTGCGCATCGACGACCACACCATCCTCATCCTCGAAGGCATCCACGCCCTGAACCCCGAACTGACCCCGCAAATCGACGCCCAAAGCAAGTATAAGATTTACGTGTCCGCCCTCACCACCATCTCACTGGACGACCACAACTGGATTCCTACCACCGACAACCGCCTGTTGCGCCGCATCATCCGCGACCACAACTATCGCGGCTACTCGGCACAGGAAACCATCTCGCGCTGGCCCAGTGTGCGTGCCGGCGAAGACAAATGGATATTCCCCTATCAAGAGAATGCCGACGTCATGTTCAATTCCGCCCTGCTGTTCGAATTCGCCGTACTACGCAGCCATGCAGAGCCCATCCTCAACAGCGTGCCGCGCAACTGCCCCGAACACGCCGAGGCCTACCGGTTGCTGAAATTCATCAAATATTTCACACCCGTTCAGGACAAGGAGATACCTCCAACCTCGCTGCTGAGAGAATTTTTAGGAGGAAGCAGTTTCAAGTACTGA
- a CDS encoding sensor histidine kinase: protein MKRTISILLFWGALCLCPRAYAQSRTDEQMKQAQENLTKKEYIKARYLFLQAYNSFASQDKYDKAVECGVNASSLYHRENYYKEAFELLRSAEQMVAAGEQKSGKALPGLHFRINKERLQMYINLKNPARAKELLNRLEETARAARNDSLSNDFLYTQANYYYTFGMNAQGDAAINRLIGQYKELKNYAKVNECYQTLINIARKANNAGLVARTYDKYILWTDSVKALTAQDELNLLKKKYDESLATIGEKDDSLSTKQYIIIGLCVLAAILGAALIFGGIVLLRFIVLTRKQKKAIDIANEHNDLKTRFIRNISVRMEPTLNTLDASQPGVQALRSFSAHIQELSELENSLSQPYEMEEKNISIFCEQLMDKIREKVREDVTLAVNAPKLNVKINPESLERVLLHLLANAAEYTPAGGKIWLDFKKRGAHTHQFIVSDTGCGIPEERCENIFKPFTEVKDLTQGDGLGLPICSLISVKMNGSLTLDGGYTKGARFVLELHT, encoded by the coding sequence ATGAAAAGAACTATCAGCATACTTCTTTTTTGGGGCGCTTTATGTCTATGCCCCCGGGCCTATGCGCAAAGTCGCACGGACGAGCAGATGAAACAGGCGCAAGAAAACCTTACGAAAAAGGAATACATCAAGGCGCGCTACCTTTTCTTGCAAGCCTATAATTCTTTCGCCTCTCAAGACAAGTATGACAAGGCCGTGGAGTGCGGTGTCAACGCCTCTTCTCTCTATCATCGGGAGAACTATTATAAAGAAGCTTTCGAATTGTTGCGCAGTGCCGAGCAGATGGTGGCTGCCGGCGAACAGAAAAGCGGCAAGGCATTGCCCGGTTTGCATTTTCGCATCAACAAAGAACGTTTGCAGATGTATATCAACCTGAAGAACCCCGCACGCGCCAAGGAACTGCTCAACCGGCTGGAAGAGACAGCCAGGGCTGCTCGCAACGACTCTTTGAGCAACGACTTCCTTTATACGCAGGCCAACTATTATTACACCTTTGGCATGAATGCGCAGGGCGACGCCGCCATCAACCGGCTGATAGGACAGTACAAAGAGCTGAAGAATTATGCCAAAGTAAACGAATGCTACCAAACTCTTATCAACATAGCCCGCAAAGCCAACAATGCCGGACTTGTGGCACGCACCTACGACAAATACATCTTGTGGACCGACTCCGTAAAAGCCCTTACCGCACAAGACGAGTTGAATCTCCTGAAGAAGAAGTATGATGAAAGTCTCGCCACCATCGGCGAGAAAGACGACTCCCTAAGCACCAAGCAATATATCATCATCGGCCTTTGCGTGTTGGCTGCCATTCTGGGCGCCGCATTGATATTCGGAGGCATCGTTTTGCTTCGCTTCATCGTGCTTACCCGCAAACAAAAGAAGGCCATCGACATAGCCAACGAACATAACGATTTGAAGACCCGGTTCATCCGGAACATCTCTGTCCGGATGGAGCCTACCCTGAACACACTCGACGCTTCACAGCCTGGCGTACAAGCCCTCCGCTCTTTTTCCGCGCATATTCAGGAACTCTCCGAGCTGGAAAACTCCCTGTCGCAACCTTATGAGATGGAAGAGAAAAACATTTCCATTTTCTGTGAGCAGCTCATGGACAAGATAAGAGAGAAAGTGCGCGAAGACGTCACACTCGCCGTCAATGCCCCCAAGCTGAATGTGAAAATCAATCCGGAATCATTGGAACGAGTGCTGCTGCACTTGCTTGCGAATGCAGCCGAATATACTCCCGCCGGAGGCAAGATATGGCTCGACTTCAAGAAACGCGGCGCACATACCCATCAGTTCATCGTCAGCGACACCGGTTGCGGCATTCCCGAAGAACGGTGCGAAAACATTTTCAAGCCCTTTACCGAAGTCAAAGACCTGACGCAGGGCGACGGCCTCGGGCTGCCCATCTGCTCGCTGATATCCGTCAAGATGAACGGCAGCCTGACGCTGGACGGCGGATACACCAAAGGAGCACGGTTTGTGCTGGAGTTGCATACATAA
- a CDS encoding Na/Pi cotransporter family protein, translating to MEYSFYDFLKLLGSLALFLYGMKIMSEGLQKFAGDRLRKILTAMTTNRVTGVLTGVLITALIQSSSATTVMVVSFVNAGLLTLSQSIGVIMGANIGTTVTAWIISALGFKVDIAAFALPLLAFGIPLMFSQKSSRKSIGEFIFGFCFLFMGLSMLQANAPDLRQNPDMLAFVQDYTDMGYLSILLFVGIGTVLTMIVQASAATMAITLIMCANGWISFELGAALVLGENIGTTITANLAALTGNTQARRAALAHLAFNVFGVMWVLCLFTPFTEAVSWFVDNVMGTKDPAVAVSFKLSAFHTCFNICNVLVLIWFVKAIERTVCAIIPMKEQDEEYRLRFISGGMLSTAELSILQASKEIHLFAERTHRMFGMVQDLLHTEKDDDFNKLFSRVEKYENISDSMELEIANYLNQVSEGRLSSESKLQIRAMLREVTEIESIGDSCYNLARTINRKRQTNQDFTEKQYEHIHFMMKLTDDALTQMIVVVEHPEHASNDVNKSFNIENEINNYRNQLKNQNILDVNNKEYDYQMGVYYMDIIAECEKLGDYVVNVVEASSDIKEKKVS from the coding sequence ATGGAATATTCTTTTTATGATTTTTTAAAGTTGCTCGGCTCGCTGGCTTTGTTTCTCTACGGAATGAAAATCATGAGCGAGGGGCTTCAAAAATTTGCCGGTGACAGACTGCGGAAGATTCTCACCGCCATGACAACCAATCGAGTGACCGGCGTGCTGACCGGTGTGCTGATTACAGCGTTAATCCAATCCTCTTCTGCCACTACGGTGATGGTGGTGAGTTTCGTAAATGCAGGGCTACTGACGCTTTCGCAATCCATAGGTGTCATCATGGGGGCCAATATCGGTACTACCGTCACGGCATGGATCATTTCAGCTTTAGGCTTTAAAGTAGATATTGCCGCTTTTGCCCTTCCTCTTCTTGCTTTCGGCATACCCCTCATGTTCTCTCAAAAAAGCTCGCGCAAGTCTATCGGCGAGTTCATATTCGGTTTCTGTTTTCTGTTCATGGGGCTATCAATGTTGCAGGCCAATGCGCCGGACCTGAGACAGAACCCCGACATGCTGGCCTTTGTGCAGGACTATACGGACATGGGCTATCTTTCGATTTTGCTTTTTGTGGGAATCGGTACCGTGCTGACGATGATAGTGCAGGCATCCGCAGCCACCATGGCCATCACACTGATTATGTGTGCCAATGGCTGGATCAGTTTCGAATTGGGGGCGGCACTGGTGCTGGGTGAGAATATCGGTACGACCATCACGGCCAATCTTGCCGCACTGACCGGTAACACACAGGCGCGAAGAGCTGCTTTGGCGCATTTGGCGTTCAATGTGTTTGGCGTGATGTGGGTGCTGTGTCTGTTCACTCCTTTCACCGAGGCTGTGTCTTGGTTTGTGGACAATGTGATGGGCACCAAAGATCCTGCGGTGGCTGTCTCTTTTAAGCTTTCGGCGTTCCACACCTGTTTTAACATCTGCAACGTGCTTGTCCTGATATGGTTCGTGAAGGCCATCGAACGTACGGTTTGCGCCATTATTCCGATGAAGGAGCAGGACGAGGAGTATCGTTTGCGCTTTATTTCGGGCGGTATGCTCTCTACGGCAGAACTTTCCATCTTGCAGGCCAGCAAGGAGATTCACCTTTTTGCCGAACGTACCCACCGCATGTTCGGGATGGTTCAGGACTTACTGCATACGGAGAAGGATGATGATTTCAACAAACTGTTCAGCCGTGTGGAGAAGTACGAGAACATCAGCGACAGCATGGAGCTGGAGATTGCCAATTATCTGAACCAGGTGTCAGAGGGACGGTTGAGTTCGGAAAGTAAGTTGCAGATACGTGCCATGTTGCGCGAGGTGACGGAGATAGAGAGTATCGGCGACAGCTGTTATAATCTGGCCCGTACCATCAATCGCAAGCGCCAGACCAATCAGGACTTTACGGAAAAGCAGTATGAACATATACACTTCATGATGAAGCTGACGGACGACGCCTTGACACAGATGATTGTCGTTGTGGAGCATCCTGAGCATGCGAGCAATGATGTGAACAAGTCGTTCAATATAGAAAATGAAATCAATAACTACCGAAATCAGCTGAAGAATCAGAATATTCTGGATGTGAACAATAAGGAGTACGATTATCAGATGGGAGTTTACTACATGGATATTATTGCGGAGTGTGAAAAGCTGGGCGACTATGTGGTGAACGTGGTGGAAGCCAGCAGTGATATAAAAGAAAAGAAAGTGTCTTAG
- a CDS encoding aminopeptidase P family protein — translation MFAKETYVQRRALLKKTIGSGVLLFLGNDEQGLNYEDNAFRYRQDSTFLYFFGLSFAGLSAVIDIDEDKEIIFGDELSIDHIVWMGTQPTLREKAAAVGIGETRPSADIVTYLHKAVQKGQAVNYLPPYRAEHKLKLMDWLGIPPSRQEGSVPFIRAVVAQRNHKSADEIAEIEKACDVTADMHIAAIKTVRPGMYEYEVVAEMNRVAGLNNCELSFATIATVNGQTLHNHYHGNRVKPGDLFLIDAGAELPSGYCGDMSSTVPADKTFTPRQRAVYEIQNAMHLASVDALRPGIPYMEVYELSAKVLVEGMKALGLMKGDAEDAVREGAHALFYPHGLGHMMGLDVHDMENLGEVWVGYDGRPKSTQFGRKSQRLAIPLQPGFVFTVEPGVYFIPELIDLWKGQKKFADFINYDKVEEYRHFGGIRNEEDYLITETGARRLGKKIPLTPEEVEALR, via the coding sequence ATGTTTGCTAAAGAAACGTATGTGCAGCGCCGGGCCCTGCTGAAGAAAACAATCGGCTCCGGAGTGTTACTGTTCTTGGGTAATGACGAACAAGGGTTGAACTACGAAGACAATGCCTTCCGTTACCGTCAGGACTCCACCTTCCTCTACTTTTTCGGTTTGTCGTTTGCCGGACTGTCGGCTGTCATAGACATTGACGAGGATAAAGAAATCATCTTCGGCGACGAACTGAGCATCGACCACATTGTCTGGATGGGAACCCAGCCCACACTCCGCGAAAAGGCTGCGGCAGTGGGCATCGGGGAAACGCGCCCCTCGGCCGATATTGTGACCTATCTGCACAAGGCCGTTCAGAAAGGGCAAGCCGTCAACTATCTTCCTCCCTATCGTGCCGAACACAAACTGAAGCTGATGGACTGGCTGGGCATTCCTCCTTCCCGTCAGGAAGGCTCCGTCCCGTTCATCCGTGCGGTGGTGGCGCAACGCAACCATAAGTCGGCTGACGAGATAGCCGAGATAGAGAAAGCCTGCGATGTGACCGCCGACATGCACATTGCGGCCATAAAAACCGTACGCCCGGGTATGTACGAGTATGAGGTGGTGGCGGAGATGAACCGTGTGGCCGGACTGAACAATTGCGAGCTCTCTTTCGCAACGATTGCCACCGTCAACGGGCAGACCCTGCACAATCACTATCACGGCAACCGGGTGAAGCCGGGCGACCTGTTTCTGATTGATGCCGGCGCCGAGTTGCCGTCGGGCTATTGCGGCGACATGTCGTCCACCGTTCCCGCCGACAAGACTTTTACTCCCCGCCAGCGTGCCGTCTATGAGATACAGAACGCCATGCACCTTGCCTCTGTCGATGCGCTTCGTCCGGGCATCCCCTACATGGAGGTATATGAACTGTCCGCCAAAGTCCTGGTAGAAGGCATGAAGGCACTGGGCCTGATGAAAGGCGATGCCGAAGACGCCGTACGCGAAGGCGCCCATGCCTTGTTCTACCCTCACGGTCTGGGCCACATGATGGGGTTGGACGTACACGACATGGAGAACCTCGGCGAGGTGTGGGTAGGTTACGACGGCCGTCCCAAGAGCACGCAGTTCGGCCGTAAGAGTCAACGGCTCGCCATCCCCCTGCAACCCGGCTTCGTGTTCACCGTCGAACCGGGCGTTTACTTCATCCCCGAACTGATAGACCTCTGGAAGGGGCAAAAGAAGTTCGCCGATTTCATCAACTATGATAAGGTAGAAGAATACCGCCATTTCGGCGGCATCCGCAACGAGGAGGACTATCTGATTACGGAGACAGGCGCACGCCGCCTGGGCAAGAAGATTCCGTTGACGCCGGAAGAGGTGGAGGCGCTGAGGTAA
- a CDS encoding thiol-activated cytolysin family protein has translation MMTDKLIYLNSVTFGRKAVALIESEQPLSKLKAAIDNVMQNYNNPEKIADTSHAILSNSNIRVMIVGGNAQMNVQSDNALTELLLYFNRKITGSDFISPIIFTAAWAKDNSVFENK, from the coding sequence ATGATGACGGATAAGCTGATTTATTTAAACTCGGTTACATTCGGCAGGAAGGCTGTTGCCTTAATCGAATCGGAACAACCTTTGAGCAAATTGAAGGCCGCGATAGACAACGTGATGCAAAACTATAACAACCCGGAGAAAATAGCCGATACATCTCACGCTATATTGTCAAACTCCAATATCCGGGTAATGATTGTAGGCGGAAATGCCCAAATGAATGTACAGAGCGACAATGCCTTGACAGAGCTACTTCTATATTTCAACCGGAAGATTACCGGCAGTGATTTTATATCCCCTATCATCTTTACAGCTGCATGGGCAAAAGACAATTCGGTATTTGAGAATAAATAA
- the rd gene encoding rubredoxin, whose product MEKYICTVCDYVYDPELGDPDSGIEPGTAFEDIPDDWVCPLCGVGKEDFEKVS is encoded by the coding sequence ATGGAAAAGTACATTTGCACAGTTTGCGACTACGTCTATGATCCGGAATTAGGCGACCCGGACAGCGGCATTGAGCCCGGAACCGCCTTTGAAGACATCCCGGATGATTGGGTATGCCCCCTTTGCGGCGTAGGCAAAGAAGATTTTGAGAAAGTGTCCTAA
- a CDS encoding flavin reductase family protein has translation MKSFGKKPWLLPQPVLIIGTYDREGKPNAMNAAWAGTWDDDTIMISMGTHYTTRNLNEKGEFTVAFATVDTLVASDFVGIVSMKNDTDKIKKTGWTVVSAEHVNAPVFKEFPMTMECRVKEKLNTSATGFYLVAEVVNIFCDEAYLAEDGKPDMTRMNLISFDPIHNRYIRMGDAVGKAFADGRRLK, from the coding sequence ATGAAAAGCTTTGGAAAGAAACCTTGGCTGTTGCCACAGCCTGTATTGATTATCGGCACTTACGACCGAGAGGGAAAGCCCAATGCCATGAATGCGGCATGGGCGGGGACATGGGATGATGACACCATCATGATTTCGATGGGGACGCATTATACCACAAGGAATTTGAATGAAAAAGGGGAGTTTACCGTGGCATTTGCCACCGTGGATACATTGGTGGCCTCCGACTTCGTGGGTATTGTAAGCATGAAGAATGATACGGATAAAATAAAGAAGACAGGTTGGACGGTTGTCTCTGCCGAACATGTGAATGCGCCTGTGTTCAAGGAGTTCCCGATGACCATGGAATGCCGGGTGAAAGAGAAACTGAACACTTCAGCTACGGGTTTTTACCTCGTTGCCGAAGTGGTCAACATCTTCTGCGATGAAGCTTATCTTGCCGAAGACGGTAAGCCCGACATGACACGAATGAACCTGATTAGCTTCGACCCCATTCATAACCGATATATACGGATGGGAGACGCGGTAGGGAAAGCTTTTGCCGACGGTAGGCGATTGAAATAG